Proteins found in one bacterium genomic segment:
- the xrtH gene encoding exosortase H — MAGRTKKFRGKQSPEAKGRARSKESHHELGLSLEGRLKLFFRRNRVVLWAGSIFSFCILLSILAYSMFLESGASLNLRIFTARATSLILSLFSIPTEVKGTIVSSSDFSIDVVTECIGVVPMLIFASAVLAYPSKIKQKLAGIGLSIVSIYLLNLVRTVSLFYLGAAYPDLFKTAHLVVWQALIILFTVILWLFWLEKIVKEGCN, encoded by the coding sequence ATGGCAGGCAGGACAAAGAAATTCAGGGGAAAACAAAGCCCTGAGGCAAAGGGAAGGGCAAGGTCTAAAGAGAGCCATCATGAGTTAGGCCTTTCCCTTGAGGGGCGCCTCAAGCTTTTCTTCAGGCGAAATCGAGTAGTCCTGTGGGCCGGCAGTATCTTCTCTTTTTGCATCTTGTTGTCTATCTTAGCCTACTCTATGTTTCTTGAGAGCGGGGCTTCCCTCAACCTTAGGATATTTACCGCCAGGGCGACCAGCCTCATCTTAAGTCTGTTTAGCATCCCAACCGAGGTTAAGGGCACGATCGTCTCCTCCAGCGATTTTTCCATCGATGTGGTCACTGAATGCATCGGCGTTGTTCCCATGCTTATCTTTGCCTCTGCTGTGCTGGCCTATCCGAGTAAAATCAAACAGAAGTTAGCTGGTATAGGCCTTAGTATAGTGAGTATATACCTGCTCAACCTGGTTCGCACCGTGAGCCTCTTTTACCTTGGGGCCGCCTATCCTGACCTCTTCAAGACCGCTCATCTGGTGGTTTGGCAGGCCTTAATAATTTTATTTACCGTTATTCTGTGGCTCTTCTGGCTGGAGAAAATAGTTAAAGAAGGATGTAATTAA
- the lptB gene encoding LPS export ABC transporter ATP-binding protein, whose amino-acid sequence MLKAKNLVKTYGRRRVVDEVNLEVKRGEIVGLLGPNGAGKTTTFYCLVGLISPLSGQVMLDGEEITRLPMYKRARKGIGYLSQEPSVFQKLTVEENMLAILQTLKLNKSERQERLTTLLNELKITHLAKQQAYTLSGGERRRTEIARAMVTSPAFILLDEPFVGIDPIAVADIQQIISRLKENGLGVLITDHSVRETLEVTDRAYIMYQGKILIHGTALELVNDPKAREIYLGERFRMETIG is encoded by the coding sequence ATGCTTAAAGCCAAGAACCTAGTGAAGACATACGGCCGGCGACGAGTAGTTGATGAAGTCAACCTTGAGGTGAAAAGAGGAGAGATAGTGGGTCTCCTCGGCCCTAATGGGGCCGGCAAGACCACTACTTTTTACTGTTTGGTTGGTCTCATCTCTCCGTTAAGTGGTCAGGTTATGCTTGATGGTGAAGAGATCACCAGGCTGCCCATGTATAAACGGGCTAGGAAGGGAATAGGTTATCTTTCTCAGGAACCTTCTGTTTTTCAGAAACTTACCGTAGAGGAGAATATGCTGGCTATCCTTCAGACCCTTAAGTTGAATAAAAGTGAGCGTCAAGAGAGATTGACCACCCTATTGAATGAATTAAAGATTACGCATTTAGCCAAACAGCAGGCCTATACCCTTTCCGGTGGTGAACGGAGACGAACAGAGATTGCCCGGGCAATGGTTACTTCACCTGCCTTTATCCTTCTCGATGAACCCTTTGTCGGGATTGACCCTATTGCTGTGGCTGATATTCAACAGATTATCAGCCGGCTTAAAGAAAATGGATTAGGGGTGCTGATTACCGACCATTCTGTTCGAGAGACTCTGGAAGTAACTGACCGGGCTTACATTATGTACCAGGGTAAAATTCTCATTCATGGCACTGCCCTTGAATTGGTCAACGATCCTAAAGCCAGGGAGATATATCTTGGAGAGCGATTTCGGATGGAAACTATAGGCTGA